A window of the Pirellulales bacterium genome harbors these coding sequences:
- a CDS encoding SDR family oxidoreductase: MENDVFNLENETAVVVGGTGVLGGAMADALAAAGARVAVVGRSEERGHARVREIESAGGEAVFEPGDASDRAALARARDAILARWTTVSVLVNAAGGNRPDATLPPGADFCQLPLEAWRTVFDLNLVGGVLLPCQVFGETMLASGRGSIINIASLSGITPLSRVVAYSAAKAAVINLTQFLAREWARRGIRVNAISPGFFPADQNRALLFNADGSYTERGGQIIGHTPMARFGEPHELAGAVVWLAAPRASSFVTGQNIVVDGGFSAVTI; the protein is encoded by the coding sequence ATGGAAAACGACGTATTTAACCTGGAAAACGAGACGGCCGTCGTCGTGGGCGGCACGGGCGTGCTGGGCGGAGCGATGGCCGATGCCCTGGCCGCGGCCGGTGCCCGCGTGGCTGTGGTGGGCCGTAGCGAGGAACGCGGCCACGCTCGTGTGCGCGAAATCGAGTCGGCCGGCGGCGAAGCGGTGTTCGAGCCGGGCGACGCATCGGACCGCGCCGCGCTGGCGCGTGCCCGCGATGCCATTCTGGCACGCTGGACGACCGTCAGCGTGCTGGTCAACGCGGCGGGCGGCAACCGACCCGACGCGACCTTGCCGCCCGGCGCCGACTTTTGCCAACTGCCGCTGGAAGCCTGGCGGACGGTGTTCGACCTGAACCTGGTGGGCGGCGTGCTGTTGCCCTGCCAGGTGTTTGGCGAGACGATGCTGGCCAGCGGGCGCGGCAGTATCATCAACATCGCGTCGTTGTCGGGCATCACGCCGCTGTCGCGCGTGGTGGCCTATTCGGCGGCCAAGGCGGCGGTGATCAACCTCACCCAGTTCCTGGCCCGCGAGTGGGCGCGCCGCGGAATCCGCGTCAACGCGATCAGCCCCGGCTTCTTCCCCGCCGACCAGAACCGCGCTCTGCTGTTCAATGCCGACGGCAGCTATACTGAGCGGGGCGGACAGATTATCGGCCACACGCCGATGGCCCGCTTCGGCGAGCCGCACGAGCTGGCCGGCGCCGTCGTCTGGCTGGCGGCGCCGCGCGCCAGCTCGTTCGTAACCGGACAAAACATCGTCGTCGACGGCGGCTTTTCGGCCGTCACGATTTAG
- a CDS encoding sugar kinase codes for MSSLKIRQDKCDLDFLALGAVVHRLDPGVIPFRKARSVEIHVSGGEYNVAANLSDCFGLRTGIATAMVKYPLGELVQGRIRETGVTPFYKWFEHDGVRGPNIATVYSDRGQGVRPPVVFYNRANEAGAQLKPGDFDWPGLFGRGVRWFHSGGIFAALSQTTSELIVEGMQAAKAAGAIVSFDLNYRAKLWSSVGGTKRAHEVLNRIVSQVDVLVGNEEDLQKGLGIAGPDVAAKSKLDPESFFQIIDRVVEKHPNIKLVATTLREVHSTNRHDWAAVLWLDGQRFVSPTCQLDVLCRIGGGDGFAAGFIYGLIAGRPTEEALRLGWAHGALLTTFPGDITMAKLDEVEALAKGGSARVQR; via the coding sequence ATGAGCAGCTTGAAGATTCGTCAAGACAAGTGCGACCTCGATTTCCTGGCTTTGGGGGCGGTGGTTCACCGGCTCGATCCGGGCGTGATTCCGTTTCGCAAGGCGCGCTCGGTCGAGATCCATGTCTCCGGCGGCGAGTACAACGTGGCGGCCAACCTTTCCGATTGCTTCGGCCTGCGGACCGGCATCGCCACGGCGATGGTCAAGTATCCGCTGGGCGAGCTGGTGCAGGGCCGCATTCGCGAGACGGGCGTCACGCCGTTCTACAAGTGGTTCGAGCACGACGGAGTCCGCGGCCCGAACATCGCCACCGTCTACAGCGACCGCGGCCAGGGCGTGCGGCCGCCCGTCGTGTTCTACAACCGGGCCAACGAAGCCGGCGCGCAGTTGAAGCCCGGCGACTTCGACTGGCCGGGCCTCTTCGGCCGCGGCGTGCGCTGGTTTCATTCGGGCGGCATCTTCGCCGCGCTGTCGCAGACCACGTCCGAACTGATCGTCGAAGGAATGCAGGCGGCCAAGGCGGCCGGCGCGATCGTCTCATTCGACCTCAACTACCGCGCCAAGCTGTGGTCCTCGGTCGGCGGCACGAAGCGTGCCCACGAGGTGCTGAACCGCATCGTCAGCCAGGTCGATGTGCTGGTGGGCAACGAGGAAGACCTGCAAAAGGGCCTGGGCATCGCCGGACCCGACGTGGCGGCCAAGTCGAAGCTCGATCCGGAATCGTTTTTTCAGATCATCGACCGGGTGGTGGAAAAGCACCCCAACATCAAGCTGGTGGCCACGACGTTGCGGGAAGTCCACTCCACCAACCGTCACGACTGGGCCGCCGTGCTCTGGCTCGACGGCCAGCGGTTCGTGAGCCCCACCTGCCAGCTCGACGTGCTCTGCCGCATCGGCGGTGGCGACGGCTTTGCGGCCGGTTTCATTTACGGGCTGATCGCCGGCCGGCCGACGGAAGAAGCGTTGCGGCTGGGTTGGGCGCACGGCGCCTTGCTCACCACCTTCCCCGGCGACATCACCATGGCCAAGTTGGACGAAGTCGAGGCACTGGCCAAAGGCGGGTCGGCGCGGGTGCAACGCTGA
- a CDS encoding endonuclease/exonuclease/phosphatase family protein has protein sequence MLSVTSAMLAGVTPDRETRPITLKLLTYNTHLLPRIGEAFASHRSRGDYRAETIGRRLAAYDLVGLCEVFDPRYREALIDAAQAGAEGKFHVLWTKKPRGVGLANSGLLLLSRFAIVEHHTITYTSASGFLRHGFRADGFAAKGALYARLRLREDSPLDIDCFLTHLESRSAAARTDQLRQLADFLRSHAAADRPTLLMGDLNMSAHGPAYSQLAVALASSGIELLDAWTAAGHGPGGTSDPLAEDGGRRIDYVWVSRGSGTRSRAAIRTVEVLRFLDSAVPEGSLSDHSGVACSLELR, from the coding sequence ATGCTCTCCGTCACATCGGCCATGCTGGCGGGAGTAACGCCGGACCGCGAGACACGACCGATCACGCTCAAGCTGCTGACGTACAACACGCACCTGCTGCCTCGCATCGGCGAGGCGTTCGCCTCGCACCGCAGTCGCGGCGACTACCGCGCGGAGACGATCGGACGCCGCCTGGCAGCCTATGACCTGGTCGGTCTTTGCGAGGTGTTTGACCCACGCTATCGAGAGGCGTTGATCGACGCCGCTCAAGCAGGTGCGGAGGGCAAGTTCCACGTGTTATGGACCAAGAAGCCGCGCGGCGTCGGTCTGGCCAACAGCGGCCTGCTGCTCCTCAGCCGGTTTGCCATCGTGGAGCATCACACGATTACTTATACCAGCGCCTCGGGTTTTTTGAGGCACGGCTTTCGTGCCGATGGCTTCGCCGCAAAAGGGGCGCTATACGCCCGGCTACGGCTGCGCGAAGATTCGCCGCTCGACATCGACTGCTTCCTGACGCACCTGGAAAGCCGGTCGGCCGCCGCCCGCACCGACCAACTGCGGCAGCTCGCCGACTTCCTTCGCTCGCATGCCGCCGCAGACCGGCCCACGCTCTTGATGGGCGACCTTAATATGTCGGCCCACGGTCCGGCATACAGTCAGCTTGCGGTGGCATTAGCAAGTTCGGGCATCGAACTGCTCGACGCATGGACGGCGGCCGGACACGGGCCCGGCGGCACCAGTGATCCGTTGGCCGAAGACGGTGGTCGGCGGATTGACTACGTCTGGGTCTCGCGCGGCTCTGGCACACGCTCGCGAGCGGCCATTCGCACTGTTGAAGTCTTGCGTTTTCTCGACTCCGCCGTGCCGGAAGGCTCACTTTCGGACCACTCGGGAGTGGCCTGCAGCTTGGAGTTGCGGTGA
- a CDS encoding MerR family DNA-binding transcriptional regulator, whose amino-acid sequence MFSIGELSKLTQLPVKTLRYYHEEGLLIPAFVDPDTGYLTEIQILIEAKEV is encoded by the coding sequence ATGTTCAGCATCGGAGAACTCTCGAAACTTACGCAACTTCCGGTTAAGACGCTGCGCTACTATCACGAAGAAGGGCTGCTGATTCCCGCCTTCGTCGATCCCGACACGGGCTACCTGACCGAGATCCAGATTCTGATCGAGGCCAAAGAAGTGTGA
- a CDS encoding sulfite exporter TauE/SafE family protein, with product MELLMVFVGGLLGSSHCVGMCGGFAISIGAASANWRVNLARQLVYSLGRIFTYSSAGAMAGYGGWRLARSLPPLVHAQSWLAVLAGVLLVIQGLAASGLWRRVLSHGKHHSCLSAGLFAPFLTAPRLTNVFLAGVLNGLLPCGLVYAYLALATSTESMLSGLTHMFLFGLGTLPIMVLAGCGGSLLSLAGRRRLLHLAACCVIITGGLSISRGVAFLQRDAQVAAASCPACLGDR from the coding sequence ATGGAACTCTTGATGGTCTTTGTGGGCGGCCTGCTCGGCTCATCCCACTGCGTCGGCATGTGCGGCGGGTTTGCCATCTCCATCGGGGCCGCTTCGGCGAATTGGCGCGTCAACCTGGCGCGGCAACTGGTTTACAGCCTGGGCCGCATCTTCACGTATTCGTCCGCCGGTGCCATGGCCGGTTACGGAGGCTGGCGGCTGGCCCGTTCGCTGCCGCCGCTCGTCCACGCGCAATCGTGGCTCGCCGTGTTGGCCGGCGTGCTGTTGGTCATTCAGGGACTTGCCGCAAGCGGCCTCTGGCGACGCGTGCTCTCTCACGGCAAACACCATTCTTGTCTTTCCGCCGGCCTGTTCGCACCGTTCCTCACGGCGCCGCGACTCACCAACGTATTTCTGGCCGGTGTCTTGAACGGCCTTCTGCCCTGCGGTCTGGTCTATGCCTATCTGGCCTTGGCCACCAGCACGGAGAGTATGCTTTCCGGCCTGACTCACATGTTTCTGTTTGGCCTGGGCACGCTTCCCATCATGGTGCTTGCCGGCTGCGGCGGCAGCTTGCTCAGCCTGGCCGGCCGTCGCCGCCTGCTGCACCTTGCCGCCTGCTGCGTCATCATCACGGGCGGGCTTTCCATTTCACGCGGAGTCGCCTTCCTGCAACGGGATGCACAGGTGGCCGCGGCAAGTTGCCCGGCGTGCCTGGGCGATCGCTGA
- a CDS encoding cation-translocating P-type ATPase — MNAPQQSQHSCDYCGLPVPRSWQPMRAAAADGPVYCCYGCRFAADVAGQSGEQGQSNWILARLGIAVFLTINVVMFSMALWTQDVYASADGASPLATSLDGLFRYLSLLLSLPVLWLLGAPLARGAWQSLRSGIPSTDPLLVFGVAASYGYSAVAVFRGQGQVYFEVGCVVLVMATLGRWLEATGKLRATQALDALEKLLPSEVRVLRTDGECRLPLEEVSVGDRMRVLAGERFGADGRIVQGRAAVDEQLFTGESRPAVKEPSDLVLSGTLNLDGELVVEVTAPAGAGALRRLVAAVHAARESKGAYQRLADRLSYYFLPGVAVVAVASGIAHGLTGGFEPGVLAGLAVVLIACPCALGLATPLAVWTAIGRAAGCQVLFKHGEALERLAGVGAIAFDKTGTLTTGAGHVASFASDGVTPRETVLQTAAALAATSTHVFSTAIADFASGVGVGWDQRACERRPTVIDVINGGPALASSLVPPYGAEDVRHRIGAATVPIETRTLPGRGLMACGLDGDPAVFLGSPRLMREQGLALGDRLRHVSQQFEDDGRSVVCIGWQGHVRGIFGFDEKLRPEVRETIDGCHRLALKVSVLSGDAASRVERLGNQLALPTTGALLPEEKVAAITRLRNWGVGAPPASTQPGRPHHKSRKPCPVAMVGDGINDALVLAAADVGIALGCGADVSRQAADVCLLSDDLRRVAWSVGLARATVTTIRQNLFWAFSYNVLGIALAAGGQLSPVWAAAAMVVSSTLVIGNSLRLSTWNS; from the coding sequence GTGAACGCCCCACAACAAAGCCAGCACAGTTGCGACTACTGCGGTCTGCCCGTGCCACGCTCGTGGCAGCCGATGCGTGCCGCGGCGGCCGATGGGCCGGTCTATTGCTGCTATGGCTGCCGGTTCGCCGCCGATGTCGCCGGGCAATCGGGCGAGCAAGGGCAGTCGAACTGGATACTGGCCCGGCTGGGAATCGCCGTTTTTCTCACGATCAACGTCGTCATGTTCAGCATGGCGCTGTGGACGCAAGACGTGTATGCGTCGGCCGACGGCGCCTCTCCGCTGGCAACGTCTCTGGATGGCTTGTTTCGCTACTTGTCGCTGCTGTTGTCGCTGCCCGTGTTGTGGCTGCTGGGCGCTCCGCTGGCGCGCGGCGCTTGGCAAAGCCTCCGTTCGGGCATCCCATCGACCGATCCCTTGCTCGTCTTTGGCGTGGCGGCCAGTTACGGCTATTCGGCGGTCGCGGTGTTCCGCGGCCAGGGGCAAGTTTACTTCGAGGTCGGTTGCGTAGTGCTGGTGATGGCCACGCTCGGCCGTTGGCTGGAGGCGACCGGCAAGCTGCGAGCTACACAGGCACTCGACGCGCTCGAAAAGCTGCTGCCCAGCGAGGTCCGGGTGCTGCGGACCGACGGCGAATGCCGCCTGCCGCTGGAGGAAGTGAGCGTGGGCGATCGGATGCGCGTGTTGGCCGGCGAGCGATTCGGCGCCGACGGGCGTATCGTGCAAGGCAGGGCGGCCGTCGACGAGCAACTGTTCACCGGCGAGAGCCGGCCCGCGGTCAAAGAGCCGTCGGACTTGGTGCTCAGCGGCACGCTGAATCTCGACGGCGAATTGGTGGTCGAGGTCACCGCCCCGGCCGGCGCGGGCGCCCTGCGTCGGCTCGTCGCCGCCGTGCATGCGGCACGAGAAAGCAAAGGAGCGTATCAGCGGCTGGCGGACCGATTGTCGTACTATTTTTTGCCCGGCGTGGCGGTGGTGGCGGTGGCCAGTGGAATCGCGCATGGTTTGACGGGTGGTTTTGAGCCGGGCGTGCTGGCGGGCCTGGCGGTGGTTCTGATCGCCTGCCCGTGCGCGCTGGGGCTGGCCACGCCGTTGGCCGTATGGACGGCGATCGGGCGAGCGGCCGGCTGTCAGGTCCTGTTCAAGCACGGCGAAGCGCTGGAACGGCTGGCCGGCGTGGGCGCGATCGCCTTTGACAAAACCGGCACGCTCACAACGGGCGCGGGCCATGTCGCAAGCTTTGCCAGCGACGGCGTTACGCCGCGCGAGACGGTGCTGCAAACGGCGGCGGCGCTAGCGGCAACGTCAACCCACGTTTTCTCCACGGCCATTGCCGACTTTGCATCGGGCGTAGGCGTAGGGTGGGACCAGCGAGCTTGCGAGCGCCGGCCCACCGTAATCGACGTCATTAACGGTGGGCCGGCGCTCGCAAGCTCGCTGGTCCCACCTTACGGCGCAGAAGACGTTCGCCATAGAATTGGCGCGGCAACGGTGCCGATCGAGACCCGCACGCTTCCAGGACGCGGCCTAATGGCCTGCGGACTGGATGGCGATCCGGCCGTGTTCCTCGGCAGCCCGCGATTGATGCGCGAGCAGGGCCTCGCGCTCGGCGATCGACTCCGACACGTTTCGCAACAGTTCGAAGACGATGGCCGCTCGGTGGTTTGCATCGGCTGGCAGGGGCATGTGCGAGGCATCTTCGGTTTCGACGAGAAGCTGCGTCCGGAAGTGAGGGAGACGATCGACGGCTGCCACAGGCTTGCCCTGAAGGTTTCGGTGCTTTCTGGTGACGCGGCGTCGCGGGTCGAGCGGCTCGGCAACCAACTGGCTCTGCCAACCACGGGCGCCTTGCTGCCGGAAGAAAAGGTTGCGGCGATCACCCGTTTGCGGAATTGGGGTGTAGGCGCCCCGCCTGCATCGACGCAGCCGGGACGGCCGCATCATAAATCGCGCAAGCCCTGTCCGGTGGCGATGGTGGGCGACGGCATCAACGATGCGCTGGTGTTGGCCGCGGCCGATGTGGGCATCGCGCTGGGTTGCGGGGCCGACGTCTCGCGTCAAGCGGCCGATGTCTGCCTGTTGAGCGACGATCTGCGGCGTGTTGCGTGGTCGGTCGGCCTGGCACGCGCGACGGTAACAACCATCCGTCAGAACTTGTTTTGGGCCTTTTCCTATAACGTGCTGGGCATCGCGTTGGCGGCCGGCGGGCAGTTAAGCCCCGTCTGGGCGGCCGCGGCGATGGTCGTCAGCAGCACGTTGGTGATCGGCAATTCGTTGAGGCTGTCGACATGGAACTCTTGA
- a CDS encoding cbb3-type cytochrome c oxidase subunit II, protein MFESKAGVLLIGGLGFFAFAFVSNAVVPILMYRNLPERTAEQVVNANLMYEFEDLSRRFPEAFKEHYGEPTEQNAALALRRGRDIYIGEGCWHCHSQFVRPVSNESLRWGPVAKTEEYQNELQRPVMFGTRRVGPDLSREGGRRSNDWQAVHLFRPKMVSSGSPMPEYPWFFDDDPSKPNERGLAVLTYIQWLGSWLESYPYYEDYTPIEEQEAAP, encoded by the coding sequence ATGTTCGAGAGTAAAGCAGGCGTGCTGTTGATCGGAGGCCTGGGCTTCTTTGCCTTCGCCTTCGTCTCCAACGCGGTGGTGCCGATCCTGATGTATCGCAATCTGCCGGAGCGGACCGCCGAACAAGTGGTCAACGCCAACCTGATGTACGAGTTCGAAGACCTGAGCCGCCGGTTTCCCGAAGCGTTCAAGGAACACTACGGCGAGCCGACGGAACAAAACGCCGCGTTGGCGCTGCGGCGCGGCCGCGACATTTACATCGGTGAGGGTTGCTGGCACTGTCACAGCCAGTTTGTGCGGCCGGTGTCGAACGAGTCGCTGCGTTGGGGACCCGTGGCGAAGACCGAAGAGTATCAAAACGAATTGCAACGCCCGGTGATGTTCGGCACGCGCCGCGTGGGGCCGGACTTGAGCCGCGAAGGAGGCCGCCGGTCGAACGACTGGCAGGCGGTGCATCTGTTCCGCCCCAAGATGGTTTCGAGCGGCTCGCCGATGCCCGAATACCCCTGGTTCTTCGATGACGATCCGAGCAAGCCGAACGAGCGCGGCCTGGCCGTGCTGACCTATATCCAGTGGCTGGGAAGCTGGCTGGAAAGTTATCCCTACTACGAAGACTACACACCGATCGAAGAGCAGGAGGCGGCGCCATGA
- a CDS encoding cbb3-type cytochrome c oxidase subunit I yields the protein MSEATAAVDLPRHEDLVEERLVRWHFIAALTYLAISLVGGLLMALQLIHWNPLRGIELLSPGRWRMVHTNAIAYGFLANAFLGALYWSVPRLTLKPVYNRGLSYFIFAAWQAVVVATAVGILLGQAQGVEWGETPVWVDPIALLGLLLVAVNFMAPITRAKGPLYVTLWYFMAAFVWTFLTYAMGNFIPQYVAAGTSGGAVAGLFIHDLVGLFVTPLGWGLMYYFVPVILRKPIWSHGLSLVGFWGLAFFYPLNGIHHFLYTPIPMFLQYGAVIATVAVEMVVMTVIVNFFGTLRGSGRQVLVNLPIRWFYTGMVLYFVTCLQCALQVTLTFQALIHFTDWVVGHAHLVMFGVFSLWLFGIMTYLFPRLLRREWYSQRLCEWHYWFSTAGIVLMFGDLTLAGIFQGYYWSSMQPWDVSVDGSQPFWIVRLFAGLGIIFGQLCFFYNIYRTYRLGPRPEIIPCSRVKQACC from the coding sequence ATGAGCGAGGCGACCGCCGCGGTTGACTTGCCGCGTCACGAAGACCTGGTCGAGGAGCGGCTGGTGCGTTGGCACTTTATCGCGGCCCTGACCTACCTGGCCATCTCGCTGGTGGGCGGGCTGCTGATGGCCCTGCAGCTCATCCATTGGAACCCGCTGCGAGGCATCGAGCTGCTCTCGCCGGGCCGCTGGCGGATGGTTCACACCAACGCCATCGCCTACGGCTTTTTGGCCAACGCCTTTCTCGGTGCCTTGTATTGGTCGGTGCCGCGGCTGACGCTCAAGCCGGTATATAACCGCGGCCTGTCGTATTTCATCTTCGCCGCTTGGCAGGCGGTGGTGGTGGCCACCGCGGTCGGCATCCTGCTCGGTCAGGCCCAGGGCGTCGAGTGGGGCGAGACGCCGGTCTGGGTCGATCCGATCGCGCTGTTGGGGCTGCTGCTGGTCGCCGTCAACTTCATGGCCCCGATCACGCGGGCCAAAGGGCCGCTCTACGTCACGCTGTGGTACTTCATGGCGGCGTTCGTCTGGACATTTCTGACTTACGCCATGGGCAACTTCATACCGCAATATGTGGCGGCGGGCACCAGCGGCGGCGCCGTCGCCGGACTGTTCATCCACGACCTGGTCGGCCTGTTCGTCACGCCCTTGGGCTGGGGGCTGATGTATTACTTCGTGCCGGTCATTCTGCGCAAGCCGATCTGGAGCCACGGCCTTTCGCTCGTCGGCTTCTGGGGCCTGGCCTTCTTCTATCCGCTCAACGGCATTCACCACTTCCTCTACACGCCCATTCCCATGTTCCTGCAATACGGCGCGGTGATCGCCACCGTGGCCGTGGAGATGGTGGTGATGACGGTGATCGTCAATTTCTTCGGCACGCTGCGCGGCTCGGGCCGGCAGGTGCTCGTCAACCTGCCGATCCGCTGGTTCTATACCGGCATGGTGCTGTACTTCGTCACGTGCTTGCAGTGTGCGTTGCAGGTGACGCTCACCTTCCAGGCGTTGATTCACTTCACCGACTGGGTCGTGGGGCACGCCCACCTGGTGATGTTCGGCGTGTTCAGCCTGTGGCTGTTCGGCATCATGACGTATCTCTTTCCGCGATTGCTGCGGCGCGAGTGGTATAGCCAGCGGCTGTGCGAGTGGCACTATTGGTTCTCGACGGCGGGCATCGTGCTGATGTTCGGCGATCTGACGCTGGCCGGCATTTTTCAAGGTTATTACTGGTCGTCGATGCAGCCCTGGGACGTTTCCGTGGACGGCTCGCAGCCGTTCTGGATCGTGCGTCTGTTCGCCGGCTTGGGAATCATCTTCGGCCAGCTCTGCTTCTTTTACAACATTTACCGCACCTATCGTTTAGGTCCGCGGCCGGAGATCATTCCATGTTCGAGAGTAAAGCAGGCGTGCTGTTGA
- a CDS encoding c-type cytochrome — MTIRPLVGALILLAAMCLGCQRQVELQYVSSKEVLDLSGPLQQRVREILDKNCGTPVRPKLLGDESADVTHLRRGAAIYQKRCVACHGATGDGNGEAAAYLSPRPRDYRRGIFKFTSTPYGAKPRREDLRRTLRHGAKGTSMPSFAQLPEDELEAVLDYVLVLTHRGELELQLAVEADNEDEISDEALEESITMIVGQWKEAKQQAVWPLTKMPLYSEESVALGKKAFLTEEAGCYKCHGSDGRGRTTDNAQGFNDVWGVKTRAADLTAGMFHGGNRPEDIYRRIFSGINGTPMPSFEAKLSKEPDTFWHLVHYVQFISSARRRTLNPEP; from the coding sequence GTGACGATACGCCCGCTCGTCGGCGCGTTGATCCTGTTGGCCGCGATGTGCCTCGGTTGTCAACGCCAGGTGGAATTGCAGTATGTTTCCAGCAAAGAAGTGCTCGATCTCTCCGGGCCGCTGCAGCAGCGCGTGCGCGAGATTCTAGACAAGAACTGCGGCACACCGGTGCGGCCCAAATTGTTGGGCGACGAATCGGCCGACGTTACCCACTTGCGGCGCGGGGCGGCAATCTATCAGAAACGCTGCGTCGCCTGCCACGGTGCGACCGGCGACGGCAACGGCGAAGCGGCCGCATACCTCTCTCCGCGGCCGCGCGACTATCGCCGCGGCATCTTCAAGTTCACTTCCACGCCCTACGGCGCCAAGCCGCGCCGCGAAGACCTCCGCCGCACCCTTCGGCACGGCGCAAAAGGGACCTCGATGCCCTCATTCGCCCAGTTGCCCGAAGATGAGCTGGAAGCGGTGCTCGACTATGTGCTCGTGCTGACGCACCGCGGCGAGCTGGAACTGCAGTTGGCGGTCGAGGCCGACAACGAAGACGAAATCAGCGACGAGGCCCTCGAAGAATCGATCACCATGATCGTCGGCCAATGGAAAGAGGCCAAACAGCAGGCCGTCTGGCCGCTCACCAAGATGCCGCTCTACAGCGAAGAGTCAGTGGCGTTGGGCAAGAAAGCCTTTCTCACCGAAGAGGCGGGCTGCTACAAGTGCCACGGGTCCGATGGCCGCGGCCGCACCACCGACAACGCCCAGGGCTTCAACGATGTGTGGGGCGTCAAGACCCGCGCGGCCGACCTCACCGCCGGCATGTTTCACGGCGGCAATCGTCCGGAAGACATTTATCGTCGCATCTTTTCGGGCATCAACGGTACGCCGATGCCTTCGTTCGAGGCCAAGCTTTCCAAAGAGCCAGACACCTTCTGGCACCTGGTGCATTACGTGCAATTCATCTCCAGTGCCCGAAGAAGAACCCTGAACCCTGAACCCTGA
- a CDS encoding DUF4405 domain-containing protein yields MMPVAERPPAARPDRGSVTPPRPLAVSRTTVNFLLDAALLAVFLMLVWVSVVLRFVFPAGTAAAGWLLWGRGFDDWSAFQFSLLCMFALGVLVHLMLHWSWICGVVSSRVSRWRGRAVRLDDGTQTLYGVGLLIVVLNVVGLLIAAAALGIRAPL; encoded by the coding sequence GTGATGCCTGTTGCAGAACGTCCTCCGGCGGCGAGGCCCGATCGTGGTTCCGTCACCCCGCCACGGCCGCTGGCGGTGTCGCGCACGACGGTCAACTTCTTGCTCGACGCGGCGTTGCTGGCCGTGTTTTTGATGTTGGTTTGGGTTTCCGTGGTGTTACGGTTCGTATTCCCGGCGGGCACGGCGGCCGCGGGCTGGCTACTCTGGGGTCGCGGCTTCGACGACTGGTCGGCCTTTCAGTTCTCGCTGCTGTGCATGTTCGCCTTGGGTGTGCTGGTCCACCTGATGCTGCACTGGTCGTGGATCTGCGGCGTCGTCAGCAGCCGCGTGTCGCGATGGCGCGGGCGAGCGGTGCGTCTCGACGACGGCACGCAGACGCTCTATGGCGTCGGCCTGTTGATCGTCGTCCTGAACGTCGTCGGCCTGCTGATTGCCGCCGCGGCGCTGGGCATTCGGGCGCCGCTTTAG
- a CDS encoding type II toxin-antitoxin system PemK/MazF family toxin: MEIRLIRGRVVWATVPDPQGRNPKSRRCIVISDVDPVNPPNEATVVYVTSSINEAEGDEYVHLQYGPRCLTSFVKPSAAHCIGVYKLPASAITVDRGVVGPAYIEAIRQRIDALGDRVVVQEYPFPGDAMA, encoded by the coding sequence GTGGAAATTCGACTCATTCGCGGGAGGGTTGTGTGGGCGACCGTTCCCGACCCGCAAGGACGAAACCCTAAGTCGCGTCGGTGCATCGTCATCTCGGACGTCGATCCCGTAAACCCGCCCAACGAGGCGACGGTCGTCTATGTCACCTCAAGTATCAACGAGGCCGAAGGGGATGAGTACGTCCATTTACAATACGGACCCCGCTGTCTGACCTCGTTTGTCAAGCCAAGCGCGGCACATTGTATCGGCGTCTACAAGCTGCCGGCGAGCGCGATTACGGTCGATCGGGGAGTCGTAGGGCCTGCATATATCGAGGCGATTCGGCAGCGCATTGACGCGCTCGGAGATCGAGTCGTCGTTCAGGAGTACCCGTTCCCAGGCGATGCGATGGCATAA